Proteins co-encoded in one Papaver somniferum cultivar HN1 chromosome 5, ASM357369v1, whole genome shotgun sequence genomic window:
- the LOC113284412 gene encoding brefeldin A-inhibited guanine nucleotide-exchange protein 5-like, protein MAGAAGGFVTRAFESMLKECSPKKYGDLQKSIQTYLDSTKGVVQQPTSIVNSQAGSAAGDASINTASPEVPKDGQTVDSSQSISQTSEKTSTGSTITAALASAGHNLDVDEAELVLQPLRLAFETKNLKLVEPALDCLHKLIAYDHLEGDPGLDGGKNSPLFTDILNMVCGCVDNSPSDSTILQVLKVLLTAVASTKFRVHGEPLLAVIRVCYNIALNSKSPINQATSKAMLTQMVSIIFRRMESDQHISDVSEGTEESLPDTDRPDAETSSRVDLDDNSEKGVILGDVLSVNQTKDTPIASVEELQNLAGGADIKGLEAVLDNAVHIEDGKKITRGIDLDSMSIGQRDALLLFRTLCKMGMKEETDEVTTKTRLLSLELLQGLLEGVSHTFTKNFHFIDSVKAYLSYALLRASVSPSPIIFQYATGIFVVLLLRFRESLKGEIGVFFPLIVLRSLDSSDSPLNQRTSVLRMLEKVCKDPQMLVDIFVNYDCDLEAPNLFERMVSALSKIAQGTFNSDPNNASQTTSIKGSSLQCLVSVLKSLVDWEKARKESKRQSTGSESMEEEVMAGDRSELRSREDVPSSFEKAKAHKSTMEAAISEFNRHPGKGIEYLITNNLVERTPASVAQFLRNTNSLDKAMVGDYLGQHEEFPLSVMHAYVDAMKFSGMKFDSAIREFLRGFRLPGEAQKIDRIMEKFAERYCADHPGLFKNADTAYILAYAVIMLNTDAHNPMVWPKMSKSDFVRMNTVSDTEECAPKELLEEIYDSIISEEIRMKHDLPATGKSSKRPETEERGRLVNILNLALPRRKTDNDVRSESEDIVKHTQAFFRKQGAKRGVFHTAQQIELVRPMVEAVGWPLLATFSVTMEEGDNKPRVTLCMEGFRAGIHITRALGMDTMRYAFLTSLVRLTFLHAPKEMRSKNVEALKTLLTLCDLERDSLEDTWNAVLECVSRLEYITSTPSISASVMMGSNQISKDAVLQSLKELAGKPSEQVFVNSVKLRSDSVVEFFTALCGISAEELKQTPARVFSLQKVVEISYYNMARIRLVWARIWSVLANHFISAGSHHDEKIAMYAIDSLRQLGMKYLERAELTNFTFQNDILKPFVILIRSSRSESIRGMIVDCIVQMIKSKVGNIKSGWRSVFMIFTAAADDEVESIVESAFENVEQVILEHFDQVVGDCFMDCVNCLIGFANNKSSHRISLKAIALLRICEDRLAEGLIPGGALKPIDANADTAFDVTEHYWFPMLAGLSDLTSDPRLEVRNCALEVLFDLLNERGRKFSSAFWESIFHRVLFPIFDHVRHAGKEGIDSSGDDWIRETSVHSLQLLCNLFNTFYKEVCFMLPPLLGLLLDCAKKTDQSVVSLSLGALVHLIEVGGHQFSDSDWDTLLKSIRDASYATQPVELLNSIGFDNTKSNMVLARGLEITIDDNASGRHTENRPIDSPGRYIGQGSPGIGNDSPGRITSPSNLQGNLQELEPRSNLEESEGLPSPSGQAQKPAEGGSLQRSQTLGQRIMGNMMDNLLLRNLTSKSKSRPSDAVAALSSPVKMPNVIESDSNIEEESPLLRTVRAKCITQLLLLGAIDSIQKKYWNKLKGPQKVIMMDILLSVLEFAASYNSYTNLRMRMHHIPSERPPLNLLRQELAGTCIYLDMLQKTTTKSDANTDKAVEANGSAAVDGEEKLDDIAEEKLVSFCGQILKEASDLQSGTGDAANVDTHRVLELRSPIIVKVLNGMCLMNRQIFRKHLREFYPLFTKLVCCDQMDVRGALGDLFSSQLTVLLP, encoded by the exons ATGGCGGGTGCCGCCGGAGGTTTTGTTACTCGAGCTTTTGAGTCTATGCTCAAAGAATGTTCGCCTAAGAAGTATGGAGACCTTCAGAAATCTATTCAGACTTATTTAG ATAGTACGAAGGGAGTCGTTCAGCAGCCCACTTCAATTGTGAACAGTCAAGCAGGATCTGCAGCCGGAGATGCAAG TATCAATACAGCTTCCCCTGAAGTACCGAAAGATGGACAAACTGTTGATAGCTCGCAGTCGATTTCACAGACTTCCGAAAAGACAAGCACGGGTTCAACCATTACAGCTGCATTAGCCAGTGCTGGGCATAATTTAGATGTGGATGAAGCAGAGCTTGTTCTGCAGCCGTTACGACTGGCATTTGAGACCAAGAATTTGAAACTTGTAGAACCTGCTCTGGATTGTCTCCAT AAACTGATTGCGTATGATCATTTAGAAGGTGATCCTGGTTTGGATGGCGGTAAAAATTCTCCTCTTTTTACGGACATTCTTAACATGGTTTGCGGCTGTGTTGATAATTCACCATCCGACAG TACAATTCTGCAGGTGTTGAAGGTTCTTCTTACTGCTGTAGCATCAACCAAGTTCAGAG TTCATGGGGAACCACTTCTGGCGGTGATCAGAGTATGCTATAACATCGCTCTTAACAG CAAGAGCCCCATAAATCAAGCTACGTCAAAGGCTATGCTGACCCAAATGGTCAGCATCATATTTAGGCGAATGGAGTCTGATCAG CACATTAGCGATGTCTCCGAGGGTACTGAGGAATCTCTTCCAGACACTGACAGGCCTGATGCAGAAACCAGTTCACGAGTGGACTTAGACGACAATAGTGAGAAAGGAGTTATTCTTGGAGACGTTCTTTCGGTGAATCAGACCAAAGATACTCCGATTGCGTCTGTTGAAGAACTTCAGAATTTGGCTGGTGGTGCTGATATTAAG GGTTTAGAAGCTGTTCTTGACAATGCCGTGCACATTGAAGATGGGAAAAAGATAACAAG AGGAATCGACCTTGATAGCATGAGCATAGGGCAGCGGGATGCTTTACTACTGTTCCGTACTCTTTGCAAG ATGGGTATGAAGGAAGAGACGGACGAAGTTACTACCAAGACTAGACTTCTGTCTCTTGAGCTGCTGCAG GGTCTATTGGAAGGTGTTAGTCATACTTTTACCAAAAATTTTCACTTTATTGACTCAGTAAAAGCGTATCTTTCTTATGCTTTGTTGCGGGCATCGGTTTCTCCTTCCCCAATTATATTTCAG TATGCAACTGGAATCTTTGTGGTACTCTTGCTGCGTTTTAGGGAAAGTCTTAAA GGGGAAATTGGTGTCTTCTTCCCTTTGATAGTCTTAAGATCGTTGGACAGCTCCGATAGTCCTCTTAACCAAAGAACTAGTGTTCTCCG GATGCTTGAGAAAGTATGCAAGGATCCACAGATGCTTGTTGACATCTTTGTTAACTATGATTGTGATCTTGAGGCACCAAACTTGTTTGAGCGTATG GTTAGTGCTCTATCAAAGATAGCACAAGGGACCTTTAATTCAGATCCGAATAATGCATCTCAAACAACATCAATTAAAGGCTCGTCTCTTCag TGCCTTGTTAGCGTTTTAAAATCACTGGTTGATTGGGAGAAAGCGCGCAAAGAAAGCAAAAGGCAAAGTACAGGCTCTGAATCTATGGAAGAAGAAGTTATGGCAGGGGATCGGTCTGAGTTAAGAAGTAGGGAGGATGTACCCAGTAGCTTTGAGAAGGCTAAAGCTCATAAGTCCACCATGGAAGCTGCAATATCTGAG TTTAATAGACACCCAGGAAAGGGAATCGAGTATTTAATTACCAATAATCTGGTGGAGAGGACACCTGCTTCAGTTGCGCAGTTCCTAAGGAATACAAACAGTTTGGATAAG GCTATGGTTGGTGATTATCTGGGCCAACACGAGGAGTTTCCCCTCTCTGTGATGCATGCTTATGTGGATGCAATGAAGTTTTCGGGGATGAAGTTTGACTCTGCAATTCGTGAATTCCTGCGAGGATTTCGTCTTCCAGGGGAGGCACAGAAAATAGATCGCATTATGGAAAAATTTGCCGAGCG TTATTGTGCTGATCATCCGGGACTCTTTAAGAATGCAGATACTGCATATATTCTTGCATATGCAGTGATCATGTTGAACACTGATGCTCACAATCCTATGGTGTGGCCCAAAATGTCCAAGTCCGACTTTGTACGCATGAACACAGTTAGTGATACAGAAGAGTGTGCCCCGAAGGAACTCCTAGAGGAAATTTATGATTCTATTATTAGCGAGGAAATAAGAATGAAGCATGACTTGCCCGCTACTGGTAAGAGCAGCAAAAGACCAGAAACTGAAGAGAGAGGTCGTCTTGTTAATATTCTTAATTTGGCTCTCCCCAGACGGAAAACAGATAATGATGTAAGGTCAGAGAGTGAAGATATTGTCAAGCACACACAAGCTTTTTTCAGAAAGCAAGGGGCAAAAAGGGGAGTGTTTCATACAGCACAACAAATTGAACTTGTTAGGCCTATGGTTGAAGCTGTAGGGTGGCCGTTGCTTGCTACATTCTCTGTTACTATGGAGGAAGGAGATAATAAGCCTAGGGTTACGCTTTGTATGGAGGGTTTTAGGGCAGGCATTCACATTACTCGTGCACTCGGAATGGATACCATGAGATATGCTTTTTTGACATCTTTAGTGAG ATTAACTTTCTTGCATGCCCCAAAAGAAATGCGTAGTAAAAATGTGGAGGCCTTGAAGACTCTCCTAACTCTATGCGACTTGGAAAGAGACTCTCTAGAAGACACATGGAACGCTGTGCTGGAATGTGTTTCTCGGTTGGAATATATCACCTCAACCCCATCTATATCCGCAAGCGTCATGATGGGATCAAATCAAATTTCCAAGGATGCTGTTCTTCAATCTCTCAAAGAGTTGGCTGGGAAaccatctgagcaagtatttgtGAACAGTGTGAAATTGCGTAGCGATTCAGTTGTGGAGTTCTTCACAGCTCTGTGTGGTATATCTGCTGAAGAACTAAAGCAGACTCCTGCTCGTGTTTTTAGCCTGCAGAAAGTTGTTGAGATCAGCTACTATAATATGGCTCGGATCCGCTTG GTGTGGGCAAGAATATGGTCTGTTCTGGCAAATCATTTTATTTCAGCTGGGAGCCATCATGATGAAAAGATTGCTATGTATGCAATTGACTCATTAAGGCAGCTTGGTATGAAGTATCTGGAGCGTGCTGAGCTTACCAATTTCACGTTTCAAAATGACATCTTAAAACCATTTGTTATTCTTATACGGAGCAGTCGAAGCGAATCTATAAGGGGGATGATCGTTGATTGCATTGTTCAA ATGATAAAGTCAAAGGTTGGAAACATAAAATCCGGGTGGCGAAGTGTGTTTATGATTTTCACAGCTGCTGCTGACGATGAAGTTGAATCCATTGTTGAAAGTGCATTTGAAAATGTCGAACAAG TTATCCTGGAACATTTTGATCAGGTAGTTGGAGACTGCTTTATGGATTGTGTAAACTGCCTTATCGGGTTTGCCAATAATAAAAGCTCTCATCGTATAAGTTTGAAGGCTATTGCTCTCCTTCGTATATGTGAAGATCGTCTTGCAGAG GGTCTCATACCAGGAGGTGCTTTGAAACCCATCGATGCTAATGCAGATACAGCATTTGATGTGACTGAGCACTACTGGTTTCCAATGCTTGCGGGTTTGTCTGATCTGACATCAGATCCCAGACTGGAGGTCAGAAACTGTGCACTTGAAGTCCTATTTGATTTGTTGAATGAGAGAGGTCGAAAATTCTCCTCGGCATTTTGGGAGAGCATCTTTCACCGCGTTCTTTTTCCCATCTTTGATCATGTACGGCATGCTGGAAAGGAGGGCATAGATTCCTCCGGCGATGACTGGATTCGTGAAACTAGTGTTCACTCGCTTCAGTTGCTCTGCAATCTTTTTAACACATTCTACAAG GAGGTCTGTTTTATGCTGCCACCACTGCTCGGATTGCTACTGGATTGTGCTAAAAAAACAGATCAATCTGTGGTTTCACTCTCTCTTGGTGCTTTGGTTCATTTAATAGAAGTGGGGGGCCATCAATTCAGCGACAGTGACTGGGATACTCTGCTGAAAAGCATTAG AGATGCTTCATACGCAACTCAGCCAGTGGAGCTCCTCAACTCTATAGGGTTCGATAACACAAAGAGCAACATGGTTCTCGCCAGAGGTCTAGAGATCACCATAGATGATAATGCTTCTGGAAGACATACTGAAAATCGACCTATTGATAGTCCAGGAAGATACATCGGCCAGGGATCCCCAGGTATCGGGAATGATAGTCCTGGGAGGATTACCAGTCCATCGAACTTACAGGGAAATCTCCAAGAGCTGGAACCGCGGTCAAACTTGGAGGAATCTGAAG GGTTGCCATCACCGTCTGGGCAAGCTCAAAAGCCTGCTGAAGGTGGTAGTTTGCAGAGGAGTCAAACATTAGGTCAAAGGATTATGGGAAACATGATGGACAACCTCTTGCTCAGAAATCTAACATCAAAATCGAAAAGTCGTCCTTCAGATGCTGTGGCGGCGCTATCTTCTCCTGTTAAG ATGCCAAATGTCATTGAATCTGACTCTAATATTGAGGAAGAAAGTCCTCTGCTGAGAACAGTTAGGGCCAAATGCATCACTCAATTACTACTGCTAGGTGCAATTGATAGTATTCAG AAGAAATACTGGAACAAGCTGAAAGGGCCACAGAAGGTTATTATGATGGACATTTTGCTATCTGTGCTAGAGTTTGCTGCTTCGTACAATTCATACACAAATCTTAGAATGCGTATGCACCATATTCCTTCTGAAAG GCCGCCTCTGAATCTTCTTCGCCAGGAATTAGCGGGAACTTGCATATATCTGGATATGTTACAAAAAACAACTACAAAGTCGGATGCTAACACTGATAAGGCAGTGGAAGCAAATGGTTCCGCTGCTGTTGATGGAGAAGAGAAGCTAGATGACATAGCAGAAGAAAAGTTGGTGTCTTTTTGTGGACAAATACTAAAGGAGGCATCTGACCTCCAGTCTGGCACAGGTGATGCTGCTAATGTGGACACTCATAGAGTTCTGGAGTTGCGATCCCCAATTATTGTTAAG GTACTAAACGGCATGTGCCTAATGAACCGTCAGATATTCAGAAAACATCTGAGAGAGTTCTACCCTTTGTTCACGAAGCTCGTGTGCTGTGATCAG ATGGATGTTCGCGGAGCCCTTGGTGATCTGTTCAGCTCGCAGTTGACGGTGCTCTTGCCGTAA